Proteins encoded together in one Psychrobacter sanguinis window:
- a CDS encoding FKBP-type peptidyl-prolyl cis-trans isomerase — MNKVMVPKFLAVALMSTLAFGCANNGNKSDQSSSSSTVTEKSAELEKVGYSIGYATAESYKESLNDLNLDTFEQGFRDAYGNKKAALTKEQMQEVMTKYEEKKQAEMMEKMKQDAVKNKAAGDKFLAENAKKEGVKTTASGLQYKEIKPGTGKPVGNSEMVKINYEGKLLDGTVFDSSYDRGEPVVFPVEGMIPGFTEGLKLMKEGGTYELYIPADLAYGETGNSGIDPNSTLIFKVEMIEVNPKMPAQPAQ; from the coding sequence ATGAACAAAGTAATGGTACCTAAGTTTTTAGCAGTGGCCTTAATGAGCACTTTAGCCTTTGGTTGTGCGAATAACGGTAATAAGTCTGATCAAAGCAGCTCAAGCTCAACAGTAACTGAAAAAAGTGCTGAACTTGAAAAAGTAGGCTACAGCATAGGGTATGCCACTGCTGAAAGTTACAAAGAATCTTTGAATGATCTTAATCTAGATACCTTCGAACAAGGCTTCCGTGATGCTTACGGCAATAAAAAAGCAGCACTGACTAAAGAGCAAATGCAAGAAGTTATGACCAAGTACGAAGAAAAGAAACAAGCTGAAATGATGGAAAAAATGAAGCAAGACGCCGTCAAAAATAAAGCAGCTGGTGATAAATTCTTAGCAGAAAACGCTAAAAAAGAAGGGGTAAAAACTACTGCTTCTGGATTACAGTATAAAGAGATTAAACCAGGTACCGGCAAACCAGTCGGCAATAGTGAAATGGTAAAAATCAACTATGAAGGTAAGTTGCTAGACGGTACGGTGTTTGATAGCTCATATGATAGAGGCGAACCAGTTGTCTTCCCAGTTGAGGGTATGATTCCTGGATTTACTGAAGGACTAAAACTTATGAAAGAAGGCGGCACTTACGAGTTATATATCCCAGCTGACTTAGCTTACGGTGAAACAGGTAACTCAGGTATTGATCCTAACAGTACTTTAATCTTTAAAGTAGAAATGATTGAAGTGAATCCTAAGATGCCTGCGCAGCCTGCTCAATAA
- the argA gene encoding amino-acid N-acetyltransferase has translation MNDTAMPQITPDYVHWFRNSAPYINTHRGKTFVIMFGGEAVNHPNFSNLIHDFALLHSLGIKLVLVHGARPQIEKNLKQLGIDSPLHKDIRVTPREAMPTILEAVGAIRLQIEAQLSMGLANSPMYGSRIDAVSGNFVTARPYGVRDGVDYQMTGEVRSIDVEAIKNNLLHNHMVILGSMGYSATGEIFNLLGEDVALKAAVALNADKLIFLGGETGINEEGRLLHAMIPNEVDRFLRDRDLEREIYYFLHCAAQACREGIHRTHIISYAQDGALLEELFTRDGSGTLISHDPYEEIRRATIDDVVGLIELLSPLEEQGILVQRSRERLEQEIELYSVIERDGMILGCAALYPLDEDSAEVASIAIHPDYRNGSRGADLLAFLEQQARSHGRHNLFALTTRTAHWFIEQGFEEVSAEMLPEPRRTAYHNGRNSKVFKKPL, from the coding sequence ATGAATGATACTGCTATGCCACAAATAACTCCTGACTATGTCCATTGGTTCCGTAATTCTGCGCCTTATATCAATACCCATAGAGGTAAAACGTTTGTCATTATGTTTGGCGGAGAAGCGGTTAACCACCCCAATTTCAGTAATTTAATTCATGACTTCGCCTTACTGCATAGCTTGGGTATTAAACTGGTACTGGTACATGGGGCGCGACCACAGATTGAAAAGAACTTAAAGCAGCTAGGGATCGACTCTCCTTTGCACAAAGACATCCGCGTCACACCGCGTGAAGCAATGCCTACTATTTTAGAGGCTGTCGGTGCCATTCGCCTGCAGATTGAAGCTCAATTGTCTATGGGCCTGGCCAACTCACCAATGTATGGCTCACGTATTGATGCCGTATCAGGCAATTTTGTCACTGCCAGACCTTACGGCGTAAGAGATGGCGTAGATTATCAGATGACAGGTGAAGTACGCTCTATCGATGTAGAAGCCATCAAAAACAACCTGCTTCACAATCATATGGTGATTTTAGGTTCTATGGGCTATTCTGCAACAGGCGAGATTTTCAACTTACTGGGTGAAGATGTGGCCTTAAAGGCTGCGGTTGCCCTCAATGCGGATAAATTAATTTTCCTTGGCGGTGAAACTGGTATTAATGAAGAAGGTCGACTGTTACACGCTATGATTCCGAATGAGGTCGATCGTTTCTTAAGAGACCGTGACCTTGAGCGTGAAATTTATTACTTCTTACACTGCGCAGCACAAGCTTGCCGTGAAGGTATCCACCGCACTCATATCATTTCTTATGCTCAAGATGGCGCTTTACTAGAAGAATTATTTACCCGCGATGGTTCAGGTACCTTAATCAGTCATGATCCTTATGAAGAAATTCGCCGTGCGACTATTGATGATGTGGTCGGCTTGATTGAATTGCTTTCTCCTCTAGAGGAACAAGGTATCCTGGTACAACGTTCACGCGAACGCCTAGAGCAAGAAATTGAACTGTATAGCGTTATCGAACGTGATGGTATGATCTTAGGCTGCGCTGCCCTTTATCCGCTTGATGAAGACTCGGCGGAGGTGGCCTCTATTGCCATTCACCCTGATTATCGCAATGGCAGCCGTGGTGCCGACTTATTGGCTTTTCTAGAGCAGCAAGCCCGTAGTCATGGACGTCACAACTTATTTGCTTTAACCACCCGTACGGCACATTGGTTCATTGAGCAAGGTTTTGAGGAAGTTAGTGCAGAGATGCTACCTGAACCTCGCAGAACCGCTTATCACAATGGCCGAAATTCCAAAGTTTTCAAAAAACCTTTGTAA
- a CDS encoding choice-of-anchor I family protein encodes MSSSLNEPDLNTKLTTDVESYKVIANSLIMTGAFSISLLLSACAGQGANSQTNDNKMVTGQVSSDKAATTRYKSVTFNPAGSYVHGNFDKSAAEIIAFHPATKRSFVVNAQNKKVDVIDLSDIHKPVLVRSLVVSDIGSVVNSVAIQGDTIALAVQANVKTDNGHVVLFDAKTLERVQVIEVGALPDMVTFTHDGQYLLVANEGEPDEEYKVDAEGSISIINLKNIQSPIVKTATFNKFNSQKQQLIDAGVRIFGKKADGTKSTVAEDLEPEYIVVNKDNKTAYVSLQENNAIAVVDIASAQVTNLKPLGAKDHSIEGNELDVSNKDGAINITTWPIMGMYMPDAIAYYTVDGKEYIITANEGDAREWGKFDEQVGFNDIKTDPAKFNRQACHNLDCGDKKALGKIDFSASIGDSNGDGIYENLYSFGARSFSIWDVDNLTTPVFDSGSFMGKYTAQKYPNNFNASNDKNDFDDRSDNKGVEPEGVAVGQVGSQTIAFVGLERISSIMAFDVTNPKQAKFLGEINTRTFDDKKLKAAKEGSAPANADGDLGPEGLTFISTENSPSGKPLLLVGFEVSGSSRVFELDFSTAAAK; translated from the coding sequence ATGTCATCATCTCTAAATGAACCCGATTTAAATACTAAATTAACTACTGACGTTGAATCATATAAAGTTATAGCCAATAGTTTAATAATGACAGGGGCGTTCTCAATAAGTTTGCTGTTATCAGCTTGTGCTGGCCAAGGAGCAAACAGTCAAACAAATGATAATAAAATGGTAACTGGGCAAGTTAGCAGTGATAAAGCGGCTACTACACGCTATAAAAGCGTGACCTTTAATCCCGCTGGTAGCTATGTACATGGCAATTTTGACAAATCAGCGGCGGAAATTATCGCTTTTCATCCAGCAACAAAACGTAGCTTCGTAGTCAATGCTCAAAATAAGAAAGTGGATGTCATCGACTTATCTGATATTCATAAACCTGTCTTGGTACGTTCATTGGTGGTATCTGATATTGGCAGCGTCGTTAATAGCGTGGCAATACAGGGAGATACGATAGCACTCGCTGTCCAAGCCAACGTAAAAACTGATAACGGTCATGTGGTGCTATTTGATGCTAAGACTCTTGAACGTGTTCAGGTAATTGAAGTCGGTGCGTTACCAGATATGGTCACTTTCACCCATGATGGCCAATATCTGTTAGTGGCTAATGAGGGCGAGCCAGATGAAGAATATAAAGTTGATGCTGAAGGGTCTATCAGTATTATTAATCTGAAAAACATTCAAAGCCCTATCGTTAAGACGGCGACTTTCAACAAGTTTAATAGCCAAAAGCAACAGCTAATTGACGCAGGTGTACGCATCTTTGGTAAAAAAGCAGATGGTACCAAAAGTACAGTAGCAGAAGATTTAGAGCCAGAATATATTGTGGTAAATAAAGACAACAAGACAGCTTATGTCAGCTTACAAGAAAACAATGCGATTGCAGTTGTTGATATTGCAAGTGCTCAAGTGACCAACCTTAAACCACTGGGTGCTAAAGACCATTCGATAGAGGGTAATGAGCTAGATGTCAGTAATAAAGATGGGGCCATCAATATTACAACGTGGCCTATTATGGGCATGTACATGCCAGATGCGATTGCGTATTACACGGTCGATGGTAAAGAATATATTATCACTGCCAATGAGGGTGACGCTCGTGAATGGGGTAAATTTGATGAGCAGGTGGGCTTTAATGATATTAAGACTGACCCTGCAAAATTTAACCGTCAAGCTTGTCATAACCTAGACTGTGGTGATAAAAAAGCATTGGGTAAAATTGATTTTTCAGCCTCAATCGGTGATAGCAATGGGGATGGAATCTATGAGAATCTATACAGTTTTGGCGCTCGCTCATTTAGTATTTGGGATGTTGATAATTTGACAACACCAGTGTTTGACAGTGGCAGCTTCATGGGTAAGTATACGGCCCAAAAATATCCAAATAACTTTAATGCCAGCAATGACAAGAACGACTTTGATGATCGCAGTGATAATAAAGGGGTAGAGCCAGAAGGGGTAGCTGTCGGTCAAGTAGGTTCACAGACTATTGCTTTCGTTGGCCTTGAGCGTATCTCAAGCATCATGGCTTTCGATGTGACCAATCCTAAGCAGGCTAAATTTTTAGGCGAAATAAACACACGTACATTTGATGATAAAAAATTAAAAGCGGCTAAAGAGGGCAGTGCACCGGCCAATGCAGATGGAGATTTAGGTCCTGAGGGGTTAACCTTTATATCTACGGAAAACTCTCCTTCTGGCAAGCCATTACTGTTGGTTGGCTTTGAGGTTAGTGGTAGTTCTCGAGTCTTTGAATTAGACTTCTCAACGGCAGCAGCAAAATAG
- a CDS encoding patatin-like phospholipase family protein — MRNPVAAKPVSQISIGIFSTSAYLKSVVVGLSLTGSLLLTACSTLPVDDRATSTSSTNTKRPVIALVLGGGGAKGFAHVGVIKALEANNITPNLVVGTSIGSFVGSLYASGKSATDLESIARTTPDSELTDFTLSYQGIIEGEKLRNFVNNQVNHKPIESFPIRFAAVAAEKHTLQKAVFTEGEAGLIVQASSSVPNVFIAPRIPDPKASGQIGKKYVDGGVVSIVPVDAAKALGADVVIAVDLQVDKESPSQAGSKNKSLWSLIEQGYNTYNKGSTADKKSGPYTQNYETINKAEIGRADVIIRPDVANISAISTVNREAAIEAGVKATEQNLPTIRAAIQKAQLIYSQSN, encoded by the coding sequence ATGCGTAACCCTGTAGCCGCTAAACCGGTTTCACAGATTTCGATTGGCATTTTTAGTACATCAGCTTATCTAAAGTCTGTTGTAGTGGGCTTAAGTCTGACAGGATCGCTACTGTTAACCGCCTGTAGTACTCTTCCGGTAGATGACAGGGCGACTTCTACTTCCTCTACTAATACCAAACGGCCAGTAATAGCCTTGGTGTTGGGGGGTGGCGGTGCCAAAGGCTTTGCCCATGTTGGGGTCATCAAAGCATTAGAAGCCAATAATATCACCCCAAACTTAGTCGTTGGCACCAGTATCGGTAGTTTTGTGGGTAGTCTCTACGCCAGTGGCAAGTCTGCTACTGATTTAGAATCCATAGCACGTACCACACCTGATAGTGAACTCACTGACTTTACCCTATCCTACCAAGGGATTATTGAAGGGGAAAAACTTCGTAATTTCGTGAACAATCAAGTCAATCACAAACCTATTGAGTCTTTCCCTATCCGCTTTGCCGCCGTGGCTGCCGAAAAACACACGCTACAGAAAGCTGTCTTTACTGAAGGTGAAGCGGGTCTCATTGTACAAGCGTCGAGTAGTGTCCCCAATGTATTTATCGCTCCTCGTATTCCTGACCCTAAAGCGTCAGGACAGATAGGCAAAAAGTATGTGGATGGCGGGGTAGTCAGTATCGTGCCAGTAGATGCCGCTAAAGCCTTAGGGGCCGATGTCGTCATTGCGGTTGATTTGCAAGTGGATAAAGAGTCACCCTCTCAAGCAGGATCAAAGAACAAAAGCCTCTGGTCGCTTATTGAGCAAGGTTATAATACCTATAATAAAGGGTCGACTGCCGATAAAAAGTCTGGACCTTATACTCAAAACTACGAAACCATCAATAAGGCAGAAATAGGGCGAGCAGATGTTATTATTCGACCCGATGTTGCTAATATCAGTGCTATTAGTACTGTAAATCGTGAAGCAGCCATTGAAGCGGGCGTCAAAGCCACTGAACAAAACTTGCCGACGATAAGAGCTGCGATTCAAAAAGCTCAGCTAATCTATAGTCAGTCAAACTAG
- a CDS encoding CBS domain-containing protein — protein MSDDNSGTASWSMRGLKRWLHTAPETRDELIKLVQNSHQFLEPDTVDMLEGVLDLPATQVREIMTPRPQVEGVREHDTLADIMDMIMETNHSRYPVFDSQDDDAVIGILLAKDLIPLLVNMIRQEEDVDISFRLKSLIRQPLYISETARSDTLLRSLQRTQVHMAVVVDEFGNMVGVVTMEDLLEEIVGDIVDEHDDFDEDSDINNIIPHPEKPNTWIVQASTLIEDCNEELNTTFDDTDVDTMGGLVMQELGYVGDLEGEHVITKGWNISVIDVEGRFIKLLELTPLADELSDDA, from the coding sequence ATGTCTGATGACAATTCTGGCACAGCCAGCTGGTCGATGCGCGGTTTAAAGCGTTGGCTACATACTGCCCCTGAGACTCGTGACGAGTTGATAAAGCTGGTACAAAATTCCCATCAGTTTTTAGAGCCTGATACTGTAGATATGTTGGAAGGGGTGTTAGACCTACCTGCTACTCAAGTTCGTGAAATCATGACCCCTCGCCCGCAAGTAGAAGGTGTCCGTGAACACGATACATTAGCAGATATCATGGATATGATAATGGAGACCAATCACTCTCGTTATCCGGTCTTTGACAGCCAAGATGATGATGCAGTTATTGGTATCCTATTGGCAAAAGATTTGATTCCATTGTTGGTTAATATGATTCGCCAAGAGGAGGATGTGGACATCTCTTTTCGCTTGAAGTCATTAATTCGTCAGCCTCTATATATCAGTGAAACCGCACGTTCTGATACCTTACTACGTTCTTTACAGCGCACCCAAGTTCATATGGCGGTGGTAGTCGACGAGTTTGGCAACATGGTTGGCGTGGTTACCATGGAAGACCTGCTAGAAGAAATTGTGGGCGATATTGTTGATGAGCATGATGACTTTGATGAAGACAGCGATATTAATAACATCATTCCTCATCCTGAGAAGCCGAATACTTGGATTGTTCAAGCCTCAACCTTGATTGAAGACTGCAATGAAGAGCTGAACACCACTTTTGATGACACAGACGTGGATACCATGGGCGGGCTTGTGATGCAGGAATTAGGCTATGTGGGCGACCTAGAAGGTGAGCATGTCATTACCAAAGGTTGGAATATCTCGGTCATTGATGTAGAAGGCCGTTTTATCAAACTGCTAGAGCTTACCCCTTTGGCGGATGAGTTATCCGACGATGCGTAA
- a CDS encoding Lnb N-terminal periplasmic domain-containing protein, which translates to MTLKVTLNQDRYWQQWLVGFMSLWLMLAAWFVWLPPKQDRSWMPEVSQVLQFTQNSRSPNLITLHNVRNFDWVRAPGSEKLIQPTQPYYYKAVEQGGQDVVAKERWSERTIDLNKLSGVDIINSYWMGEQIGHTLLSFRFEDERPLSFSIEIRKEEDESFSAFGGFVKQFELAVVASEERDIVYTRSNVRGEQVYMFPIQGLTQPQVQQLFMAYLQHAKELQQHPQWYNTLIRNCTTVIFDMARAIDPQSFPWDYRILASGYVPNYLYDEGLLPQQINGAPHHWDIDQWYIKAHVNPKVADFSFEDNQDPDAYSKKVRQGLPQPRLVP; encoded by the coding sequence ATGACCCTTAAAGTGACGCTTAACCAAGATCGATATTGGCAACAGTGGCTAGTAGGATTTATGTCTCTGTGGTTGATGCTAGCGGCTTGGTTTGTGTGGTTGCCTCCCAAGCAAGACCGATCATGGATGCCAGAAGTCAGTCAAGTATTACAATTTACCCAAAACTCCCGCAGTCCTAATTTAATTACCTTACACAATGTGCGTAATTTCGATTGGGTACGGGCACCAGGGTCTGAAAAATTAATACAACCTACACAGCCCTATTATTACAAGGCAGTGGAACAAGGCGGGCAAGACGTGGTGGCCAAAGAGCGCTGGAGTGAGCGCACCATTGACTTAAATAAGCTTAGCGGCGTAGATATTATTAATTCTTATTGGATGGGGGAGCAAATAGGTCATACGCTATTGAGCTTTAGATTTGAAGATGAGCGTCCATTAAGTTTTTCTATCGAAATACGCAAAGAAGAAGATGAGTCTTTTTCAGCCTTTGGGGGTTTCGTCAAACAATTTGAACTGGCGGTGGTCGCCTCAGAAGAACGAGACATTGTCTATACCCGCAGTAATGTCCGTGGTGAGCAGGTATATATGTTCCCTATTCAAGGCCTGACTCAACCGCAGGTACAGCAGCTATTTATGGCTTATTTGCAACATGCTAAGGAGTTACAACAACATCCTCAATGGTATAACACCCTGATTAGGAACTGTACCACGGTTATTTTTGACATGGCTCGAGCGATTGATCCTCAATCGTTCCCCTGGGATTATCGAATTTTAGCTTCAGGCTATGTGCCCAATTATTTATATGATGAAGGTTTGTTACCGCAGCAGATTAATGGGGCACCGCACCATTGGGATATAGATCAGTGGTATATTAAGGCGCACGTTAATCCAAAGGTAGCGGACTTTAGCTTTGAGGACAACCAAGATCCAGATGCCTATTCAAAAAAAGTCCGTCAAGGTTTACCGCAGCCACGTTTGGTGCCCTAG
- a CDS encoding metal-dependent hydrolase: MANFRTHLTGGFAVSGVLGLVTYKAGLVDAYEFLMCVLAGTVGGLLPDIDSDNSTPIKMGFDLVSLATAFALVIHWRSELSLVSMILLWLTGYLLMRYTVFSIFTKLTVHRGIIHSVPYMLVLALGLTCLNYYVLETSSIVSWFYGAFLFLGSLVHLGLDEAYSVDLLNRRLKRSSGTAMKFYQDSQRYYYVGLYTILLMFIFIAPPFDPFLRQVSDPVTWWLLKDSILPEVLMRQM; the protein is encoded by the coding sequence GTGGCAAATTTTAGAACCCACCTCACTGGCGGTTTTGCGGTCAGTGGGGTTTTGGGCTTGGTAACCTATAAGGCCGGTTTAGTAGACGCATATGAGTTTTTGATGTGTGTATTGGCCGGCACTGTGGGTGGTCTACTTCCCGATATCGATTCAGACAATTCAACTCCCATAAAAATGGGATTTGACTTGGTATCCTTAGCGACTGCTTTTGCTTTAGTGATTCATTGGCGCAGTGAATTATCTTTAGTGTCTATGATCCTACTATGGCTCACCGGTTATTTACTAATGCGCTATACCGTGTTTTCCATTTTCACGAAATTAACGGTACACCGCGGCATTATTCACTCTGTTCCTTACATGTTGGTCTTAGCCTTAGGTCTGACCTGCTTGAACTATTATGTGTTAGAAACCTCTTCTATCGTAAGCTGGTTTTATGGCGCATTTTTATTCTTAGGCTCTCTAGTTCATCTTGGCTTAGATGAAGCCTATAGTGTCGACTTACTCAACCGACGTTTAAAGCGCTCTTCAGGTACAGCGATGAAATTTTATCAGGACTCTCAGCGCTATTACTATGTGGGTCTTTATACCATCTTATTGATGTTCATTTTCATAGCGCCACCTTTTGATCCCTTCTTACGTCAGGTCAGTGACCCCGTAACATGGTGGCTACTCAAGGATTCTATCTTGCCTGAAGTCCTGATGCGGCAGATGTAG
- a CDS encoding 4a-hydroxytetrahydrobiopterin dehydratase, which yields MSHLADAQVELQLQDLEGWTKEGNAIVKTFVFHDFVEAISFMVQASFRAQELEHHPEWTNIYNQVHVRLTTHDLNGISSHDIRLAKRMEEILHQKTF from the coding sequence ATGAGCCATCTCGCCGACGCTCAAGTTGAACTACAATTACAAGATTTAGAAGGGTGGACCAAAGAAGGCAATGCCATAGTTAAAACCTTCGTGTTTCATGACTTTGTCGAAGCCATTAGCTTTATGGTTCAAGCTTCTTTCCGTGCTCAGGAATTAGAACATCACCCTGAATGGACCAATATCTATAATCAAGTCCATGTGCGCCTAACTACTCACGATTTAAATGGTATTTCAAGCCATGACATTCGTTTGGCAAAACGCATGGAAGAAATCTTACACCAAAAAACCTTTTAA
- a CDS encoding GNAT family N-acetyltransferase: MTQAIDITHNQAANRFETTIEGHTGFISYQDQGDRIVYDHTIVPSELGGKGVGSALVKHALDYARNEGKKVIPTCSFVASYINKHAEYQDLLL, translated from the coding sequence ATGACGCAGGCAATCGACATTACTCACAATCAAGCGGCGAACCGTTTTGAAACCACCATTGAAGGGCATACTGGTTTCATTAGCTACCAAGACCAAGGTGACCGGATTGTCTATGACCATACTATTGTTCCCTCTGAACTAGGCGGAAAAGGAGTCGGCTCAGCTTTGGTAAAACACGCTTTAGATTATGCCCGTAATGAAGGCAAAAAAGTGATCCCTACCTGTTCTTTTGTGGCGTCTTATATTAACAAACATGCAGAGTATCAAGATCTACTGCTGTAA
- the ettA gene encoding energy-dependent translational throttle protein EttA: MAHYIYTMNKVSKLVPPKREILKDISLSFFPGAKIGVLGINGAGKSTLLRIMAGVDTDYSGEARAQPGTKIGYLPQEPQLDDSKDVRGNVEDGMREALDALARLDEIYAEYAAPDADFDKLAEEQGKMEDIIQAWDAHNLNTQLEKAADALRLPPWDAEVSKLSGGEKRRVALCRLLLSRPDMLLLDEPTNHLDAESVAWLEQFLKNFSGTIVAITHDRYFLDNVAEWILELDRGYGYPYEGNYTEWLEQKNKRLEEQNKQEESFAKALKKELEWVRKNQKGQQAKSKSRIQRFEELNSKEFQQRNETSEIYIPPGPRLGNKVIEVNNISKSFGDRLLYENLSFNVPPAAIVGIIGPNGAGKTTLFNMMTGLDKPDTGTVELGESVKVAYVGQVRDNLDDSKTVWEEVSDGLDIIKVGDYETPSRAYIGRFNFKGQDQQKLVGNLSGGERNRLQLAKTLKQGANVILLDEPSNDLDVETLRALEDAIQVFPGTVLVVSHDRWFLDRIATHILAFEPEGPVWYDGNYSEYEAYRKKTLGDDAGPKRMKYKKISS, translated from the coding sequence ATGGCACACTATATTTATACCATGAACAAGGTATCAAAACTTGTTCCACCCAAGCGCGAAATTTTGAAAGACATTAGTTTGTCTTTCTTCCCTGGCGCTAAAATTGGGGTTCTAGGCATTAACGGTGCGGGTAAATCAACTTTACTACGCATTATGGCTGGCGTGGACACAGATTATAGTGGTGAGGCCCGTGCTCAACCCGGTACTAAAATCGGTTATTTACCACAAGAGCCACAGCTTGACGATAGCAAAGATGTGCGTGGCAACGTTGAAGATGGTATGCGTGAAGCCTTAGATGCTTTGGCACGCCTTGATGAGATTTACGCTGAGTACGCCGCACCAGACGCTGACTTCGATAAGCTTGCTGAAGAGCAAGGTAAGATGGAAGACATCATCCAAGCATGGGATGCGCATAACTTAAACACTCAGCTGGAAAAAGCTGCTGACGCGTTACGTCTGCCACCTTGGGATGCTGAAGTTAGCAAATTATCTGGGGGTGAAAAACGCCGTGTGGCCCTTTGTCGTCTATTATTGTCTCGCCCAGACATGCTACTTCTTGACGAACCAACCAACCACTTGGACGCTGAATCTGTGGCGTGGCTAGAGCAGTTCTTGAAGAACTTTAGCGGTACTATCGTTGCTATTACCCACGATAGATACTTCCTTGATAACGTGGCTGAGTGGATTCTTGAACTTGACCGTGGTTATGGCTACCCTTATGAAGGTAACTATACTGAGTGGCTAGAGCAAAAGAACAAGCGTCTAGAAGAGCAGAACAAGCAAGAAGAATCATTTGCTAAAGCGCTGAAGAAAGAGCTTGAGTGGGTTCGTAAAAATCAGAAAGGTCAGCAGGCCAAATCTAAATCTCGTATCCAGCGCTTCGAAGAGTTAAACTCTAAAGAATTCCAACAGCGTAACGAAACTTCTGAAATTTATATTCCACCAGGTCCACGTTTAGGTAATAAAGTAATTGAGGTGAACAACATCTCAAAATCTTTCGGTGATCGTCTACTGTATGAAAACCTAAGCTTTAATGTGCCACCAGCCGCCATCGTAGGTATTATTGGTCCAAACGGTGCCGGTAAAACCACTCTGTTTAATATGATGACAGGATTGGATAAACCTGACACCGGAACTGTCGAACTGGGTGAAAGTGTGAAAGTTGCCTATGTGGGTCAGGTTCGTGATAATTTAGATGACAGCAAGACGGTGTGGGAAGAAGTCTCTGACGGTCTGGACATCATCAAAGTAGGCGACTATGAAACCCCAAGCCGTGCGTACATTGGCCGCTTTAACTTCAAAGGTCAAGATCAGCAGAAACTGGTGGGCAACTTATCCGGTGGTGAGCGTAACCGTCTACAATTAGCGAAAACGCTAAAGCAAGGCGCTAACGTAATCTTACTGGATGAACCATCAAACGACTTGGACGTTGAAACACTACGTGCTCTAGAAGATGCGATTCAAGTCTTCCCAGGCACCGTTCTAGTTGTGTCGCATGACCGCTGGTTCTTAGACCGTATTGCCACTCATATCCTTGCGTTTGAGCCAGAAGGCCCAGTATGGTATGACGGTAACTACTCAGAGTACGAAGCGTATCGTAAGAAAACTTTGGGTGACGATGCCGGTCCTAAACGCATGAAATATAAGAAAATCTCTAGCTAG
- a CDS encoding YheV family putative metal-binding protein, with protein MRYQSTRPKRQFLAGVSCPKCQTMDAVVQVQIFEPEADEYIECTHCGHIERRPDPEEIIEKNNLANDAMSTGTSGTVKFLK; from the coding sequence ATGCGTTATCAATCTACCCGTCCCAAGCGTCAGTTTTTAGCGGGCGTTAGTTGCCCTAAGTGTCAGACAATGGACGCTGTGGTTCAGGTTCAAATATTTGAACCTGAAGCTGACGAATACATTGAATGTACCCACTGTGGCCATATCGAAAGACGTCCAGACCCTGAAGAGATTATTGAAAAAAATAACCTAGCCAATGATGCCATGTCGACAGGTACTTCAGGCACGGTTAAGTTTTTGAAATAA